One part of the Solanum dulcamara chromosome 8, daSolDulc1.2, whole genome shotgun sequence genome encodes these proteins:
- the LOC129901612 gene encoding uncharacterized protein LOC129901612, with translation MDADQRLTALEKAYMDVVLNTEKEAATRIMVSEQKAQCFREELQVVKEKGLMTLMKLKEMMDSKIIEAELTSLSQQRKIEELEAQLEEAEDIVSDLRVELREVQAELEKVTRKEKEEKQSQDVDTTNPRELTKENTVVLPSESQDNSVRTSNMEVDSMNQKLEGYHSGHTKINTGNCFVASSDLPSISLRGKALELYQNGHTQIIHAAEGNPLHREVGHYKTFSKHSSKMESMPTNNFLIDDSTAARGNASSEDTSEMVQGLSTGKGEQDMELGHAESSDNKPQSIEASDVHHARDEHEQLTGKMDLSEEDIDNVCNQLLFIKKLCNKLLNSESKASDVKNRVSNQPLNDRVFKYTYQRKRTRELLSVPDEKASIAKNSQRKRMCETT, from the exons ATGGATGCCGACCAG AGATTAACAGCCTTGGAAAAGGCCTATATGGATGTAGTATTGAACACAGAGAAGGAGGCAGCGACGAGAATTATGGTGTCGGAACAGAAAGCTCAATGTTTTCGGGAGGAGCTCCAAGTGGTGAAAGAAAAGGGGCTAATGACGCTGATGAAGCTCAAAGAGATGATGGATTCTAAG ATTATTGAAGCAGAGTTGACATCGTTGAGTCAACAGAGGAAGATTGAAGAACTTGAAGCTCAACTTGAGGAAGCAGAAGATATTGTAAGTGATCTCAGGGTTGAGTTGAGAGAAGTTCAAGCTGAACTTGAGAAAGTCACCaggaaagagaaagaagaaaagcaATCACAGGATGTTGATACTACTAATCCTAGAGAACTAACAAAGGAGAACACAGTTGTATTGCCTTCAGAATCTCAGGATAATTCAGTGAGAACTTCTAATATGGAGGTCGACAGTATGAACCAGAAACTTGAGGGCTACCATTCTGGTCATACAAAGATTAACACAGGAAATTGTTTTGTTGCTAGTTCGGATTTACCCTCTATAAGTTTGAGAGGCAAAGCACTAGAGTTATACCAAAATGGACATACACAGATAATTCATGCTGCTGAAGGAAATCCATTGCATAGGGAAGTCGGTCATTACAAAACATTTTCCAAACATTCTTCAAAGATGGAAAGCATGCCAACTAATAATTTCTTGATAGATGATTCAACTGCAGCGAGAGGCAATGCTTCTAGTGAAGATACTTCTGAGATGGTCCAAGGATTGTCCACAGGAAAAGGTGAACAAGACATGGAGCTGGGACATGCAGAAAGTTCTGATAATAAACCTCAGTCTATTGAGGCTTCTGATGTTCATCATGCAAGAGATGAGCATGAGCAGTTGACGGGAAAGATGGATCTTTCAGAAGAAGATATTGACAATGTTTGCAATCAGTTGCTCTTTATAAAAAAACTTTGCAATAAGCTGTTAAATTCAGAATCAAAAGCATCCGATGTAAAAAATAGGGTCTCTAACCAACCTCTAAATGATAGAGTGTTTAAGTACACATACCAAAGAAAGAGGACCAGAGAATTGTTGAGTGTACCTGATGAAAAAGCTTCAATTGCAAAGAACTCTCAAAGAAAAAGAATGTGTGAAACTACATAG
- the LOC129900657 gene encoding uncharacterized protein LOC129900657, with protein sequence MVSDSIVNVSIPVASSNPKDFAKKKRTNRSAKLKQCKLDARREQWLSQVKNKGSKQELNGGGGACGQGMQVTNERDQLMEKLAIKPRGEAEENGGDTNTYSDFDSPSNSPTSHTSSVLEGNYSGTNFAGGSSSRSSSSSSSSGGFSSSGGCCSVSMSEEDNEGEDDCLDDWEAVADALAATDKKQEQLNSSLDSAPEMDDNVVHMSCQQEVSDRKVPAMDTSQQNPKGRGTVPGSPVSFQAWRPDDEFRPQSLPNLSKQYTFPMNSGRHYRGGSVWGCKSVSIPTSCPICCEDLDFTDTSFLPCPCGFRLCLFCHKKILEEDGRCPACRKQYKHDPVEGETTKDAGCLMFRAARSCSMISRS encoded by the exons ATGGTTTCCGATTCAATTGTCAATGTTTCAATCCCTGTAGCTTCCTCTAACCCCAAAGATTTTGCCAAGAAGAAAAGG ACTAATCGGTCGGCTAAGTTGAAGCAGTGCAAGCTTGATGCTCGACGTGAACAGTGGCTATCACAAG TGAAGAATAAAGGCTCCAAGCAGGAACTTAATGGTGGTGGAGGAGCTTGTGGGCAGGGGATGCAGGTTACTAATGAAAGGGACCAATTGATGGAGAAGTTAGCTATAAAGCCGAGAGGAGAAGCAGAGGAAAATGGGGGTGACACGAACACCTATAGTGATTTTGATTCACCATCTAATAGCCCCACCAGCCACACTAGTAGTGTGTTGGAAGGAAATTATTCTGGTACCAATTTCGCAGGTGGCAGCAGCAGTAGAagcagtagcagcagtagtagcagtGGTGGATTTAGTAGCAGTGGTGGGTGTTGCTCAGTAAGTATGAGTGAGGAAGATAACGAAGGGGAAGATGACTGCCTGGATGATTGGGAAGCTGTTGCTGATGCCTTAGCTGCCACTGATAAGAAGCAGGAGCAGCTTAACTCTAGCTTGGATTCAGCTCCAGAGATGGATGACAATGTGGTGCATATGAGTTGTCAGCAAGAAGTTTCTGACCGGAAGGTACCAGCGATGGATACATCACAGCAGAATCCCAAGGGAAGAGGAACTGTACCTGGATCTCCTGTCAGCTTTCAGGCGTGGAGGCCCGATGATGAATTCCGTCCCCAAAGTCTTCCAAATTTGTCGAAACAGTATACTTTCCCTATGAATTCGGGGCGGCATTACCGCGGAGGCTCTGTATGGGGATGTAAAAGTGTATCAATACCCACCTCATGTCCTATATGCTGTGAGGATTTGGATTTTACAGATACAAGTTTTCTCCCTTGTCCTTGCGGGTTTAGGCTTTGTCTCTTTTGTCACAAGAAGATTCTTGAGGAGGATGGGCGTTGTCCAGCTTGCAGGAAGCAGTATAAACATGACCCAGTTGAGGGAGAGACAACCAAAGATGCAGGCTGCCTGATGTTTCGAGCAGCTCGTTCTTGTAGCATGATCTCAAGGTCGTAG
- the LOC129899523 gene encoding protein EDS1-like, producing MVRIGEGIEVKDELIKKACNFAMEAHNMSSGKPYIYKKISGSTDVVFGFAGTWSLHGWYSNTPFGETKINSTLFPSLKSIGTDEVAMVNEAFATRFEDILNKSSLKIEVEKAVLEGKQIVFAGHSAGGPIAILAALWCLECCRTTLNGKLDRPVYPYCMTFGSPLVGDRIWSHALRRENWACYFLHFVMKYDVVPRMMLSPLSSIKELLQAIFGFINPKSPYYQHEAVSRSSDALKFFMTVMRSASCVASYAACNLKGCTNLLLETVSNIVQLSPYRPFGTYIFCTGNRKLVVIENPDAVLQLLFYSSQLSSEAEAAVVVPRSLNDHLLYRNEMQDSLEMQDVVSLNNLTDIPLSSNVILSDEVATMNSALNDLGLSTRARLCLRAAGEWEKQKKKNEEKIEQNKKSIVDGLRKIQEYQTKCDIRKVGYYDAFKLQETIDDFNANVKRLEQAGIWDEIIEMLKRYELPDSFEGRKDWIQLGTQFRRQVEPLDIANYYRHLKNEDTGPYMIRARPKRYRFTQRWLEHFERVQAGARSESCFWAEVEELRNKPFEEVQNRVLSLETTASGWIQSGLLGNDVFFPESTFTKWWKTLPAQHRLASWVSGKITC from the exons ATGGTGAGAATTGGAGAAGGAATTGAAGTCAAAGATGAGCTGATAAAGAAAGCTTGTAACTTTGCCATGGAAGCTCACAATATGTCATCTGGGAAACCTTATATTTACAAGAAAATAAGTGGGTCGACTGATGTTGTTTTTGGTTTTGCTGGAACTTGGTCTCTTCATGGTTGGTACAGTAATACTCCTTTTGGAGAGACAAAGATTAACAGCACTCTGTTTCCATCTTTAAAAAGTATTGGCACTGATGAGGTAGCTATGGTCAATGAAGCGTTTGCTACAAGATTTGAAGACATATTGAACAAATCTTCACTTAAAATTGAG GTGGAGAAGGCAGTGTTAGAAGGAAAACAGATAGTGTTTGCAGGGCACTCGGCCGGTGGCCCTATAGCTATTTTGGCAGCTCTCTGGTGTCTGGAATGTTGCCGCACAACACTAAATGGGAAGCTAGATAGACCAGTCTATCCATACTGTATGACTTTTGGATCCCCTCTGGTTGGTGACAGAATATGGTCTCATGCCCTCAGGCGCGAAAACTGGGCTTGCTACTTCCTACATTTTGTCATGAAGTATGACGTTGTCCCCAGGATGATGCTTTCTCCCCTTTCATCAATTAAAGAATTGCTTCAAGCAATCTTTGGATTCATCAATCCAAAATCCCCGtattatcagcacgaggctgtttcaagatcaagtgatgCATTGAAGTTCTTTATGACTGTAATGAGGAGTGCATCCTGTGTTGCAAGCTATGCTGCATGTAATCTGAAGGGATGCACAAACTTGCTGTTGGAAACTGTTTCCAACATTGTTCAACTCAGCCCTTATAGACCCTTTGGAACTTACATCTTCTGCACTGGAAATAGGAAACTGGTTGTCATTGAGAATCCAGATGCTGTTCTGCAGTTACTGTTCTATTCCTCTCAATTGAGTTCCGAAGCAGAAGCTGCAGTAGTCGTTCCCAGAAGCTTAAACGATCATCTGTTATATAGAAACGAAATGCAGGATAGCTTAGAGATGCAAGATGTGGTTTCTCTCAACAATCTTACTGATATTCCTTTATCTTCAAATGTCATTCTAAGTGATGAAGTTGCAACTATGAATTCAGCACTGAATGACCTTGGCCTG AGTACAAGAGCAAGGCTGTGTCTTCGTGCAGCAGGAGAGTGGGAGaagcagaagaagaagaacgaGGAAAAGATTGAACAAAATAAGAAAAGCATTGTGGACGGATTAAGAAAGATACAGGAGTACCAGACCAAGTGTGATATCCGTAAAGTTGGGTATTATGATGCATTCAAGCTTCAAGAAACCATCGATGACTTCAATGCTAATGTGAAAAGGCTTGAGCAAGCAGGAATATGGGATGAGATCATTGAAATGTTGAAAAGGTATGAGCTTCCAGATAGCTTCGAGGGACGAAAGGACTGGATACAACTAGGGACACAGTTTCGCAGGCAAGTTGAGCCCTTGGATATAGCAAACTATTACAGGCACTTGAAGAATGAAGATACTGGACCTTACATGATCAGGGCTAGGCCTAAGCGCTATCGGTTCACACAGAGATGGTTAGAGCATTTTGAGAGAGTGCAAGCTGGTGCGCGTTCCGAGTCTTGTTTCTGGGCAGAAGTGGAGGAACTAAGAAACAAACCATTTGAAGAAGTGCAAAACAGGGTTTTGAGTTTAGAAACCACTGCAAGTGGCTGGATCCAGAGtggccttcttggcaatgaTGTTTTCTTCCCTGAGTCTACCTTTACCAAATGGTGGAAAACACTCCCTGCTCAGCACAGACTGGCATCTTGGGTATCAGGGAAAATAACTTGTTAG